Genomic segment of Arachis hypogaea cultivar Tifrunner chromosome 16, arahy.Tifrunner.gnm2.J5K5, whole genome shotgun sequence:
AAATTTTACGGCATTAAAATAAtaggaataaaattttatttaaaatttgttccatttcaaaattcaaattgcacAATTTCCAATAGAGGAATCAAGTTGCTGCTGCGTTAAACATTCTTCCGAAAAACCAGTTTTGACATCCATGattcaaaaattcaccataaatcataaacttagtgaaaaagtctcaaattcaGCAGTCCAGTTTCCCATATCCCGAAGCTCAATCCGGACTTGGTCCCACGCAATTCCGATAATCACAGAAATAGTTATAGTTTTTGAAAGTTTCCGGCTTTCTttaaaaataatgcagaaaatcaagttttacattttaactttgaaaaatcataactagttCTATAATTAATTCAAACTTCTAAAAATTGAGTCCCAACAACAACTTTTCTTATACTTTACTCATCCTTtgctcttatatcatttcgattaTCGTTGAATAAATGATTCACTTCCAAAGTcaccttttaatttcaaaaatcagtttttcagCAATCTATTTAGTATTCAAAATCCAACCCTTCAAAACCcctcaaaaccaattccaaatcaaccaccaaccaagttcattaacattacaatataccaaataacaactcaacggaaacaaatccaacataacccattaaaattcagaaattctcaacaattagtcATCAAGCAATCccaatccacataatcaatcaatatcacaaatcaacaattccaaatcacaatctcaaccattccaatcacaattttcagccacaattcaataattacataatcaatcaattactcacagctattaaatctatttgcagttattcaataaaccttgtaggcattcttaaattgaaatcgttttaaaccccctacctcaaTGTCGAATTTCATAGAAACCGAAACCGAAGACGGAATTGTGGCGTGATGACTGGTTGGGCTGCACCCAAAATGCAGCAGCTCCTTCATCCGATATCCGCCAATGTTAGCAACACTCACAACAGCTTTGACAGGGCAGCAGCAACGCGAGTTGGCCACGATAGTGAGCAAAAGAATGAATTCATATTGGGTAGAGTAATAATTCTGGAAATTCACGGGTGGAACAGGGGCTAAATTAAATTGGAACAACAATAAGGCTAATAAAATGGTAGTGGAATAAACAAGAACGTCAAGTGGAGGTTCAGAACAAGAATGTCTTACAAGAATTAGAAAGGAATAACAGAACAAGGAAGCATCAGTAGCAGCACGGACGATTATAGCAGCAACGGGGAAGACGGCCTTCTCCTCCACCTTGGTTCATGATTCCGGCGGCGGCAGTGGCAAGGAAAGCCTTCCCACCATGTGTTCTGCTTTGCCTCGCCATTCGCGTTTCTCACTGAGCGACGCCGACTCCACGTCTCCTTTCCTCAACTCAGACTTGATGGCGGCACAGCAGCGGTTTAGCAGCGACGATTCGACGACAACGAGGATGGCTTCAACAGCGACTATGGAACGGCGACGAGGACGGAGCTTCCTCTCAGTCACTGCTCGCATCTCCCTCTGGTCCGTGTACTCGACGGCAGCACACAGTGATGGCTCACGACGGCGGCAGTCTCCTCCCTCCCCAATGACGATCcacttctccctcttcttctccgttCCGTCACCCTCTCCCTCTGCTCTCCGtttccttctttcttcccttCTGTTTTCCCCCCTTAAGCTCCCCGtgccttttctttccttttttgatTGTAGATTTAAGAATTTAGGTTATAAATTAAGAACTTGTGATATTAGGgttaaaattaggattttataaaagaatatagatagatatgaatagatattttgataaaattgaagagtagagtaattttaaaattaaatatactctattaaaaatatataagaacattatttatcaacatattgctaagtaaaattaattatttttaatttaaattataaaataaacatattaatcacatttttataaagtacagtttaaactcaatactaattagttaaattaaatgatataactttttattatttttctatcaccgaaactttaatttcaatttacaaaatatctaattataataaaattacttaaacttaaagtatttataaaaatctatttaatcattcctaataaattaatctctaaaagttcaaactaataaaataaaccataattcattcatattagaaattacctaaattaaattatataataatttcattactaaattttatttccaaAGCATTTGAAATAACCAGTTATAAAAATTACATAAGAATATTAATCAACTTaaactccaaatattaataaaactaatttaattactattaattaattaatttataaaataagatatcaaattaataaaataaatcgtaactttttttttcaggataatagttacttaaattaaattatacaattcttttttttttatttttcaattactaaaattatacaaaatatttcattataattagattacttaaaaatattaattgattcgaAATAAAACTATttccgaatctatttaattatttctaacaaaataatttctaaaattataaagtttaaacttaataagataaaatcataatttatttataattagattttaaaaaatgcgggatgttacagtgccaacagaagaataggaagtatcggactccaagtcactctcggtaccgtctagtgattcggtgtgttcctcaagagaggccgaagtactaaccgtataatccaaccgccgtctagcttgccgagtgtgtaacaaagttctttcaatctcagggtcaaactcggctaagctagaattcggttgagaccgagtcatcaaacttgggagtcatagcacacatacaaaagaaatctaaactatggctaagtattaaaagaaagtaaactatctacaatattcacatattcacataaccaatatcaaggcatatgttgaaaccattccccggcaacagtgccaaaaatttgatgttccTCAAGAGActatgttggtatagaatttctcaataaaatcccgTTGCAAGTTTAGCTCTttccaacaacaatcctcgagtatcaaatttagaaggaaattggttgtcacaagttcaaccccaataaaagtaaccgaagtattcaaaccttaggtcatctcacaaggaatgggcaaacatgtgcttcaacattagttaaaattccggggttgcaagtcatgagcaagaaattaaactaggaatcttaacaagcaagtaatcttgggATGCAAGAAACTAATGCAAATAATTAGAGCAAAATGTAAATAATTCCAAACTCATAAAATAACATCTAATGTAATTCTATTCTAACTAAACacgtaactataactaagacaaagcaatcaagatttttgggttttcaaatatgaatgacaaaaacaactcttggctaagcatgggaattggggtcactatccttgtctaataaccatatcttgacaattatgaggaaccaaactcattaaatctacttctatacttgaagtatgttaaatggtttggtcaacatcaacccataaggtccaacccaactactaattaacttagtagtaggctagtgtcaatggctatcaaattgaccactaagggttcccaaatcatcaaatccattagacccaatgactcaagcttacccaattcccttagcctaggccaagagtaaagagaactactccgtaatcaaaggaaacatttcatcaaactcatggtaagcattaataaaagatctattcaaattgcaattaaattagaaccaacaagtacccactaacaattatcaacaaataatcactcaaacaacacaattaatcatgggAATCATCAATACAACAATAATAAATCAAGATCTACAAGATTCATGGAATGAGTATAAAATGACAAacaacaagaaaacataaaactaacacaagatctaaacaaaattatactagagaattcacattaaacaattaaaactagtaattaacaagatccaatttagaattcaacaagggaagatcaaattaaagctagatttagagaggaataagggtttctctctctagaagaacaaagaaccaaaaactagctaaaattgtgtctaagtgtaaagTGATTGATCCCCTccttttcccctagcatccttgggtcttttccatgcagaaacagcttgaatttgggcctgatgagcctcagaaattgccaagcacaattttctttaatgaggtcacgtgcagctttccgCGCATGCGTGCCATGTGtacgtgcgcgccgattgcttttgtgatccacgcgtgcgcgccatgtgcgtgtGCGCGCCGGTGGGATTTCTCTGATCCAtgtggatgcgtccatccttgtgcgccgcttccagctatccacatccacgcgtgcgcgtgaagtacgcgtgcgcgcctatgctgaagttcccaaaaatccaaatcttcatgttccttcctcttgtgcatgctttctttctctcctccaagccattcttgtcctataaatcatgaaatcactcaacaaatacattacgacatcgaatggcaataaaagaggatcaaaatgtAGCAATTCTAAggtaaaataagcatgtttttcatcatgaagcaaaattaggaagagagacaaaatcatgcatttcttgtgaataagtgtgagaaatattgataaaatctcccaaattctacacaatataaaccacaaaattggggtttatcattcTCCAAGCACTTGCAAAATGGTTAGTAcgcatgtatgtttgtaggctTCTGAACTTATTTGGGTGTGTgaataccaaacttagttccttgtctTATGCAGCAGTTTGTATACATGCAAAAAACTTCATGTGCTTTagtaagaaaataaattataaacaaactatgaactagaaaacagactatgaactagaaaacaaactatgaactagaaactaaacAATTGTTAAGTAATctctctgattgtttggagctgaTAACTAATCATACTgagggttgaaatgtgtttttaatgaaatctttggtggaacaccaaacttagcatctaaCATTCACCATTGAATtactttggtgtgcaacaccagaCTTAGCTCCTTGGAAtccagataaatctacttaactttcTTATTGAAACAGTAAAGGAAAAGAGAGTAACCTCTGGttcggttgcctcccaacaagcactcttttatcgtcattagcttgacggttgtcccttgttagggagGATGATGAACATAATGCCTCAGCCCTTCCCCTCTCACCGTGAGCTTTCCTCCAGTatcattcttgatgattttcacaTGTTCAAGTGAGAGGATTTTATTCACTGTGTAGTATTCGGCAAAGTGAGGAGATGTTTCCATTGGTTGGTAAGCtagcatcactttatccccttgTATGAAGCTTTTAGTgggaatttttctatttttccacCCTCTTGGTAATTTCTTCTTggaattcttttcttttccaggAGGCAACTCATGTTTTGGGGTCTCAATTTTTGGAAGGTTCTTGCTGAGGATCTCATATGGATGCCTTGGTTGTAGTTCCTTCTCAGCTCCTTGAGCTTATTGCAGTACTTCTACCTCTTCCCTTCCTTTCTAGCATGAGCTTAAGTGCATTGGGAGTGACTCATCAGGTGCCTCTTTCAAGTTTGGATCTCTTGAATCAATCTTCATACACTTTTCTTCTTGATTGGCATTTTGCAAACTTTTGAAGACATGGAATACTATATGCTCTTCATACACTCTCAACATCAGTTCTCCTTTCTCAACATCAAttaatgctctgcccgtagctaggaagggtctccctGGAATGATGGGAGTGTTATGGTCTTCCTTCATGCCTAGAATAACAAAGTCAGCTGGGAGGAAAAATTTTTCCACCTTTACCAatacattctccacaactccaGGTGCTTGCTTAATGAATTTGTCTACCATTTGGAATGCTATCTCTATGggtttcaattcatgaatttgaagCTTCTTCATCAAGGATAGAGGCATCAAATTTATGCTTGCAAGGTCACAAAATGTTCTCTCAATTATCATGTCGCCTATGGTGCAGTGAAtatgaaagctccctgggtccttcctcttCCTTGGCAATTCTCTCTGGATGATGGCTCTGAGAGTCTGGATTTAGTTGTGGTTATGTGAAATAAGATGGTTGTTCCTGGAAgttgtttgaattatttgcaggGGTATATTGTGGCTAGAATGTGGGTGTAGAGAagttattctggtggttttgtgagttgttgtggggttggtgatatgtgttttgtggatttttgaattggttagtatCATTGGATGAATGactttggttgtttgtgttgcgAGAGTTGTTGGAATTGTGGCTCTTCTGCCATGAATTTTGATTATCACCCCACCTTAAGTTGGGATGGTTCATCCATGATGAATCGTAACTATCACCATGGAAGTCATTTTGAGAAGAACTTGAGGTGTTATGCATGTACTGAACTTGCTATGGTTGTTGCTCATTGTTGCATTTCTCAAAAATTTCTTCACCCTGGCCGTATCAACTTAATGGTTGACTTGCTATGTTTACTGTAGCCACTTGAAGTCCATCTATTATCTTTTCCATCATCTCCATTTGCTGTTAGATTTGTTGGTGAATTAATTTGTTCTGTGTCAAGATAGTGTCTACACCTTCAAGTTCTAATACACCTTTCTTTGGAGctggttggcattgcctttgatAAGCATAAAAGTATTGATTGTTGGTCACAGTGTCTATGAGATTCTAAGCTTTTTCAGCTGTCTTCATTAGCTGTACTGAACCTCCTGCAGAGTAATCGAGGGCCTCTTTAGCTTTTAGAGTCAAGTCctcatagaaattttgaagtcTGTCTGattcactaaacatgtcaggtggacattttctaatcaaggctttatatctctcccatgcctcatagagtgattctccatccatttgagtgaaagtctgcacctctgtcttcaacctGATGATTCTCTGGGGTGGATAGAACTTAGCAAAGAATTttctcaccaaatcatcccagttattgatgctttctttgggaaatatctctagccattgagatgccttatccctcaaagagaatggaaataatAGCAACTTATAGATATATGAATGCACACTATTTGTCTTGACTGTTTCACATATCCTCATGAAGACAGATAAGTGTTGATTCGGGTCTTCGAGAGGACcccctccataagaacaattatTTTGCACCAAAGTGATAAGTTGATGCTTCAACTTAAAGTTATTGGCATGAACATTTGGAGTGAGTATACTGCTCTCACAGTCTCTTGGGTTGGGGAAGGTGTAAGAGGCTAGAACTCTCCTTGGAGGTTGGCCAATGTTGTTGGCCACCTCCTCTGGCAGATTAAGGAGATtatcctccatctcttgatctcCCTCTTCTgaatcttcttctccaatcactcccttccctcttgcttctcttttcaatctcaagaaggttctctctggttcagaatcaaaagaggTGGATGCACCTCTACTTCCTCCTGGCATACAACACAAACAAaccagaaaaagaaaaacaaaagcagaaCACTCTATTGCTGGAGTGAAGTTAGCagaaacaaaatctcaaacagttagtaggcttaataaaaacaaatgaaaatgcttaatctagattatcaccaacttaatcattgttaatctaaatcaatccccggcaacggcaccaaaaacttgatggcaaAAAATTGAATTCACACAAACTTACTACCGACAAgtataccaggtcgcatcaagtagtaaaactcataggagtgaggtcgatcccacgaggattgatggatcaagcaactttagtgaggtgattagtctagttaagcgaatattgatGAATTGCgtgaaatttgattaacagaatgtaaattgcaagaagtcTAAAGTGCTGAATGTGAAATGACTGAAACTTCAAgagtaagaaattaaaagagctaaatcttaaattgcaagaaatgtaaatgacagaatctTAGAGTGTAAGAAAGTAAAATTGTAGAAtctaaattgcattgaaacttaaattgcatgaattataaaggggAATGGGTTCAGGGAATCAAAAcagcaataaataatttaaaattgaagtgAAATCAGAGAGATCTAAATTGAAGAAAATCATAGAGAATGATTCATCAgagattggagatatcataatccttcatgaatcaaatgggtctcaactcctttctcaatcatatgagtagatctatggtagattgaaattgattggatcccaattccttggcaatccgatctctctaatcataatcaatcttgccaattccttgatctaattgtcatcagaagaggttaagtgcatatctctcatccataagccacactaactctcaacATCTCAATTTCTCCCGAACGGTGTTGATCAAGAAAGTTGTGAAGGATAGtgctccaattctaatgcaagtgattccccttcTGAGGCTAACACATGCATTCAATTGAATTAaccccccttccggagtgaataattcacaatcaaaacaaaatttatccTATAGCGACCCAaataaattgagaagaagaagaatttaattgattcattatgattacaatagagctcctccccctaatgaaaaagTGGTTTTGTTCGTCATTGCTCTAACTTCAAACAGAATTCTAAAGTTGGAAATTAGACTAAGCATCGAAAAggaagagaaaatgaaaactcGAAACAGGAATGAAACTGGAAAGGTAAAATTTAAAACTGGAAAGTAAAATTGTGAACAGAAAGAAAAGTATTACAAAATTTCAACAAAGAGTAAAATTCAAAAGTGCAAAAAGTACAAAAATAGATCTAAAAGAAAGAGAAACCGTAAAAGTAGATCCCGAAGCCCCTCCAAAATAATCCAAGATACCCTCTATTTATACTAGTGTACTTGCTTCTTCAGGTGTACTTGGAAACTCTTTAAAATGGGCTTTTCAGTTTGTACTTGGAAAACGTAGCGCTCATGAAGAAAACGGAGCGCTCAGGCATTGACCCGTACGCGTCTCCTACGCATGCGCGTCGTTCATCATTTTGGCACTTGCGACGTGTACATGTCACCTACATGTGTGCGTCATTTCTCTCTGCGACCATTGTCCCGCATACGCGTCAcctacgcatacgcgtcatcTTCAGTGTGCTCTCTAGGCGAGCGTAGCACTCTTGGCAAGAACGatccctcacgcgtacgcgtcatccatgcataCGCATGGGCTCAGAAAACCACTTCCACGCTGCTGCTTGGTTCACGCGATTGCGTGGATCTTCACAAATATCgcttccacgcatacgcgtctctcacgcgtacgcattgatAGTGATTCTTCAATCCCAATTTTAAAAGTATCGATGGATGGAGAGCGTAGCACTCTTGGCTAAAGAACGCTCCTCATATCCACGCATACACGTGGTCTTCCAAAGATCACCACTTCGATgcgtatgcgtcacccacgcgtacgcgtcgctaatAAAACTTTCTTCAAGAAAGAGAGCGTAATGCTAGGAGCCATGCTGCAGGAGAACGTAGCGTTCTTCAAGTTTAAGTGAGCATAGCGCTATGCTCTTCTTCCCCTGTTATGATCGCAAAACAGAGTAACCATACATCAAAGCTCTATCTCTTGAGCAACTAACATTAGATAACTCACTCATTCATACTTTTCTTTAATTCTTTGCATGGAATTaatcaaaattcatcaaatccttaATCTATCAAAGTATGATGAGAGAATCCATCTAAGTGCTTGTTTATTTGattaaaatgcatgaaactaaactaaagttgactaaactaactagctaatctaGCTAAAATGCAAATACATCAAGAGCTTTCGCGGACATAATCCGGGGCTCTCTAGCACAGTTTACCACGCGTATCGCCAAGGAAAGGCACCCGATTAATGATTTAAGAAAATTGtcatgtcggtatagaatttcacacaaaatgaatTAACCGAAGTTtttagactctgggtcgtctcacaaggaattgcaatgaagtgctcaattattggctatgaagatgcaagggggtttgatttggtaattagcaagaaagtaaatgacaagaaagtcaataataagaactaataaaataaatagaaagaactcttggctagacataggtaattgagatcaccatccttgtcaacaaactataacattgataattatgagaggtcAACCTATTAAGTTTACTTCCAAAGCCTTAAGTACatgatatctactcctaggcttgaagtacgtcaaataggcttgatcatatcaacccataagtcccaacctacctactaattaaattagtagtggtttggtgtcaatgagtatcaaattgattaccaagggttctcaaatcaccaaatcattgagacccaatgactcaaggtcactcaattcccttagcctaggccaagagtcaagagaactactcaaaaactagaggaaatattttatcaaacatctagagtgcaagaaaagtaaacatcataaattgcaagaatcataaatctaccaactacaaattgcaaggaaagtaaatcaacaactcaaatcatcaattaaaataacatcaaacattaaattttattaaatctaaacaaattcaacatgagcattcataaacataaaagagacataaaagtaaaattaacaagagaactaagaagaatagagtagtagaacaagaaattgtaaaggaaataaGGTGAGAACATGGAATTAAggctagatctaagatggattaacctaacctaattctagagagaaaagggagcttctctctctagaaactaacctacatgatacTATACTActaaacaattgctccccccttgcccaagcttgaattctgcatgaaatagcatcagaaatgagttgggttgggcccaaagtacatggcgcgtgcgtgcCCCTAAACGCGAAGAaacatatgacaaattttatatcattttgaagcccccggatgttagctttccaacggaactaaaaccgcttcatttggaactttgtagctcaagttatggtcgattgagtgtgaagaggtcaggcttgacagctttacggttccttcatttcttcatgagttctcccactttgcatgcttttctcctcacttcttccatccaatacttgccttatgaacctgaaatcacttaacaaacatatcaaggcatcaaatggaattaaagtgaattgaatttagctattttaaggcctaaaaagcatgttttcacatttaagcacaaatcaagggagaattgcaaaaccatgctatttcattgaataaatgtgagaaaaggtgataaaatcccccaaattaagcataagataaaccacaaaatcggggtttatcaactaACCTCCTAGGGGTGACCCAAAGAAGCAGCGAACCGACCAGGAAGTACCTGCATaggttcaacgacgaatgcctagAGATCGACGACCTAACTGACTCAATGGCCAGCCTTTGCCTAACAAACGGGCTGCTGAACGAAGACTTCaggaaacacctcaccaccaagcCGGTGTGGACaataaaagaaatccaaaatgTGGCGAGAGAGTATATAAACGACGAGGAGGTCAGCCAAGTGGTGGCAACCAACAAGCGGCAGCCCACTTACCATCCTAATCGTCAGCCCAGTAGCGGGGAGAGGCCTAAGGAACACTCCAAGAATGGAGGGCCAGCTAAACCCATGAAGCCATTCCCTTGGGTGGTAAAGTTTACCAATTACACCCCCTTGACGGCCCCAATCACCGAGGTATACCAACAGATAGCCTACAAAGGTGTCTTGTCGAAGCCCCGCCAGCTTAAGGACAGAACTAGAGGAAGCAAGAACCTCTACTGTGACTACCATAAGGGTTTCCGCCATAAAACCCAAGATTGCTTCGACTTGAAGGACGCTCCAAAACAAGCAATCCGTGAAGGCAAGCTAGTGGAGTTCTCGCAGTTCATAAGAGAACCTAGGAGACGAGAGTGTGACCGATCCGACAATGACAGAAGTTGCGCCATGAAGCCAAGATAAGAGCCCGAAGAGGACAATGACCGCGGCCTAACCATCGTGAATGTCGTAGTCGGGAAAGATGCTGCACCGAAATCTAAGTCGGCAACAAGGAAGGACGCTAAAGTCCTGGCTGTGTCATCAGCCAGTAAGGGGCTCTCGCCCGGGAATGTCCCGACGATTTCGTTTGTACTGAAGGACCAATGGTTCCATGACGTACCCGAGAACCCCCCCCCCCACGATAATCATGGCAAGAGTGGGAACTGGTTTGGTCAAGCGAATCCTCGTTGACACTGGAGCCGACTTAAATATTATCTTCCGAAATGTGTTTGACGCCTTGGGGCTCCAAGAAGCCAACTTAAAAACTCACCAGTACAGAGTGGTCAGCTTAGGTGACCATTTTATCAAGCCTGATGGAATCATCTCCCTCCGGATCTCCATAGGCAGAGGACAAGGAAAGAGGTTGCTAAATGCAGAGTTCATCATTTTAAGGGACTCCACGGCTTACAACCTTAATCAGGGGAGGAAAACAATCAACGAGTTCAGAGTGGTAATATGTACCAAGCTGTTGGTAATGAAGTTTGTAGCCGACAATGGGTCGGTGGAATCCGTCAAGGAAGATTTTGAAACGGCAGTCGCGTGCGACAATGCCAGCCTCTCCATAAGGAAGAAGTTAAAGGAGGCATCTGGGGTCTTCCTAGCCGATCTAGACGCTAGGGTTGACGACAAACCAAGACCACAGCCCGAGGAAGACCTGGAAAGATTTAGGGTCGGCGACTCGGAGGACAAGTTCACCTTCGTGAATAAAAACCTCTCCCACGACTTGAAAGAGCCTTTGATAGAGATGATTCGAGCAAATAGAGATCTGTTCGCCTTGACACCAGTCGACATGCCGGGGATTGACCCTCAGTTCATGTCACATCACCTGGTCATGAATGCAGAGGCCAAGCCCGTAGCCCAAAGACGAAGGAAGATGTCTGAAGATAGAGCCGACGGGGTGGCTAAGCAAACGGCCAGCATGTTAGAAGCAGGGTTCATCCGAGAACTGGACTATTCGGCCTGGTTGTCAAACAATCTCCTGGTTAAGAAGGCTAATGGGAGGTGGAGAATGTGTGTAGACTACTCCGACCTCAACAAGGCGTGCCCCAAAGACTCTTTCCCCCTCTGCAATATTGATGCTCTAGTGGACGCGGCAGCGGGATATTGCTTTCTGagtttcatggacgcatactccggTTACAACCAGATACTGATGCATAGGTGATGCATtcgcatttttttaaaattagctaGTTAGGTTAAGTATGTTTTAGCTTAAATTCAtgcattttattcaaaataaacaaGCACTTGAATGAAGTTCTCATTGTACACTAATATGTCAAGGACTGAGTGATTTTCTACACAACTTCATGCAATT
This window contains:
- the LOC112757164 gene encoding uncharacterized protein; translation: MARVGTGLVKRILVDTGADLNIIFRNVFDALGLQEANLKTHQYRVVSLGDHFIKPDGIISLRISIGRGQGKRLLNAEFIILRDSTAYNLNQGRKTINEFRVVICTKLLVMKFVADNGSVESVKEDFETAVACDNASLSIRKKLKEASGVFLADLDARVDDKPRPQPEEDLERFRVGDSEDKFTFVNKNLSHDLKEPLIEMIRANRDLFALTPVDMPGIDPQFMSHHLVMNAEAKPVAQRRRKMSEDRADGVAKQTASMLEAGFIRELDYSAWLSNNLLVKKANGRWRMCVDYSDLNKACPKDSFPLCNIDALVDAAAGYCFLSFMDAYSGYNQILMHR